A genomic region of Oryza glaberrima chromosome 1, OglaRS2, whole genome shotgun sequence contains the following coding sequences:
- the LOC127760745 gene encoding 40S ribosomal protein S23 isoform X2 has protein sequence MGKTRGMGAGRKLKTHRRNQRWADKAYKKSHLGNEWKKPFAGSSHAKGIVLEKIGIEAKQPNSAIRKCARVQLVKNGKKIAAFVPNDGCLNFIEENDEVLIAGFGRKGHAVGDIPGVRFKVVKVSGVSLLALFKEKKEKPRS, from the exons ATGGG GAAGACACGTGGTATGGGAGCTGGGCGCAAGCTCAAGACCCACCGCAGGAACCAGAGATGGGCAGACAAGGCCTACAAGAAGAGCCACTTGGGTAATGAGTGGAAGAAACCCTTTGCTGGGTCATCTCATGCCAAGGGCATCGTTCTGGAGAAGAT TGGTATTGAGGCCAAGCAGCCCAACTCTGCCATCCGTAAGTGTGCTCGTGTGCAGCTTGTGAAGAATGGGAAGAAGATTGCTGCCTTTGTGCCCAATGACGGTTGCCTGAACTTCATTGAGGAAAAT GACGAGGTGTTGATTGCTGGATTTGGTCGTAAGGGCCATGCTGTGGGAGATATTCCTGGTGTCCGGTTCAAGGTCGTCAAGGTCTCTGGTGTGTCTCTCCTTGCTCTCTtcaaggagaagaaggagaagccgaggtCTTAG
- the LOC127760745 gene encoding 40S ribosomal protein S23 isoform X1, translated as MGKTRGMGAGRKLKTHRRNQRWADKAYKKSHLGNEWKKPFAGSSHAKGIVLEKIGIEAKQPNSAIRKCARVQLVKNGKKIAAFVPNDGCLNFIEENDEVLIAGFGRKGHAVGDIPGVRFKVVKVSGVSLLALFKEKKEKPRS; from the exons ATGGG GAAGACACGTGGTATGGGAGCTGGGCGCAAGCTCAAGACCCACCGCAGGAACCAGAGATGGGCAGACAAGGCCTACAAGAAGAGCCACTTGGGTAATGAGTGGAAGAAACCCTTTGCTGGGTCATCTCATGCCAAGGGCATCGTTCTGGAGAAGAT TGGTATTGAGGCCAAGCAGCCCAACTCTGCCATCCGTAAGTGTGCTCGTGTGCAGCTTGTGAAGAATGGGAAGAAGATTGCTGCCTTTGTGCCCAATGACGGTTGCCTGAACTTCATTGAGGAAAAT GATGAGGTGTTGATTGCTGGATTTGGTCGTAAGGGCCATGCTGTGGGAGATATTCCTGGTGTCCGATTCAAGGTCGTCAAGGTCTCTGGTGTGTCTCTCCTTGCTCTCTtcaaggagaagaaggagaagccgaggtCTTAG